The Dreissena polymorpha isolate Duluth1 chromosome 2, UMN_Dpol_1.0, whole genome shotgun sequence nucleotide sequence CGTCTATCGtcgttataattaaaaaatatccgtcataaattgcaaataaaaaataagtttcaaCTCTGTGAAATAAAGCTCCGCAATATTTTCGcataatatattgttatcattTTTCGTTCTTAAATTAAACGCTCACATGTTTGCCCttattatttaaagtgatattatgggcatctaacagtttataggtgtctatcgcaaccgttgtttatttttggtgttttcacttcatatacacttatatttgttaatgcagcatcaacatactaaaacaatatcccggaaagagaaaaataatgcatttgaatatcaacggtactttttgtttgacaactgatcatgcatggacgatgtgaacctaaatttagtttgagtgaagattcgttcatacgacacaacgacacaattttgttttacggatcattttggcttagaAGACTGggcgagtcatgtaaaatatcgaatataaaatatatttttataaacaactggtagcaagatgagttgcagataattggtcagtaaccacattttaactaactcttttaacctggtaattcttttcagctcaattcaacagtgaacaatgcccataatatcactttaatgcaatCAAACCATAAATCAAAGTCGTTGTTACAAACAGATAGTCAGATATTTATTTCAAACTCGGATTTTTTTATGAAGGGAATTGGAGATACTGAAGATGATACAATGCGATAAGTCTACAATATTACTGATATATTTGGTATTAAATTACATGAATATTACTTCTCATTGACATAATTCTTTAAATATCAAAGCCACACTGTTGAGAATGTATTAAGCATGAACCTTGTAAGTATATCCAAAGAGTTTTACAATATGGTATCATCTAAAAAATGAAAACCGATTCCTCGTATTATTTTGTCATATGCACACTGTTTTATATTATGGTATACCTCTTTAAATGATGTTAACTCGACAGATTGAAAATGGTAGTTTCTTAAGTTGATCACACTATTCCACTTCACAAAATGAAACTCTGTCATTTCAATGAAGTTTTTTTTGCAACATATCCAACAAACTGTTATAAACCAATTAACGATGATGGAAAAATGAATGATTCATGCTTTGTTAAACCCGGTTTACATCAAGGATCTTTGGTATGACCACTACTTTTTTTAATATGTCGATGACCTACCCTTAATTTTaaaaatcagattcatatatGTGCAATACAATAAAGAATAGAAATCAATTTGACTAAACACTTACACATATCTGGTGTCAGATAAATAACACGgtaataaattcaaataaaaccaCTTGCATCACAATAGGCTTACATCCAAACTGAAATGTGGAGTTAATTTATTTGTAGAAGACAATCATTTAACAGGTTGAAACACAAAAACTAATTGCAGTTTATATTGACGATTATTAATTGCAAATTGGAAAGCTCATGTAGGTAAAACTTGTTAAAAGCTTTTCCCCAACTATcgcaattaaatattttgttaccCCTTAGAAACATATGTTCTATGATGTGTATGTAACACCTATATTGGATTACGGATGTGTAACATGGCAAAGGGCCACTGAATGCGACATAGAACGAATATTAAAACTGAAATGTCGATTTGCAAGGGTAATCCAAATagatgatttaaatataaatacatgccaTTTATCAAAATGGCTACAATGGCTTTCCTctttgaaaatacatgtaaatatatcacATGCAGGGCTTTTTCCCTGTTCTTGTGAAGCGGCATTGGCCCCCCCCATTTTTggaattgtgaaaatttgagtcgcgaacttcttgaaattgtgaaaaatttgagtcgcgaattttccaaaattgtgaaaaacggctaTTGTCACAGAatgaaaaaaagccctgacatGCAATCGTATGTGCAAATCTCTCCAATAATGTACAAACCCATATATTAACAACCTTCTAAAATTGGTAAAAAACACACATTACTATTTAAGATCGATAGAAAATAGCAATGTTATGATGAAAAGGACATTTTgttactctggtatggaaatatgaaataaaattccaGTCTGAATTCGACAATctgtaaattattattattattattattattattattattgggaGCATCGGTCCTTTCTCGAGCCGAATTGTTAAATGTTAGGATTGGTTGTTTAATAAAGTACCGTTCTTTCTGTTATTCTATCATGTTTAAGGAAATTCTTGCGTTTAAAAATGTGGATGTGTTCAAAGTGTTGACAACGAAATCATGTTTccgaaaattatgtttaaaatccCAATGCATTTTGTAAATACTTCACAGGTTCTATTACTTAATCGTAAAATTAAGATACATATGTGTTTTTCAGGTATCAAAGTGAGATGACAAAGAAATTGTGCATAAGCAGGAAAAAGTCGAAGATTATGGTTTGGTATGTACTTTATGACAAGTGGAATTTTAGAACTTTAACATGCACACAGAAACAACTTTATTTCAAATTCGTGtgataaatgggttaaattcaaCTTTATAAACTTGTGATTTGAAACTATATACATTTTGCAATTAGAACtcgtttcatacatattcttttgtTATGTCTTCAGTTTCTGTCTGGGTGTAGGCATCCTATTAATGACCATATCGCTGCGAGATTTCATCAACACCCATGGCAACCGCATCCGTATGACGACCGGTCGATTCGCAGATAATCTCAAGTATGGCCGATCAGAAAGTCGACTCCCTATGCCAAGCGACGAGTTCTTGCAAACAATGCGAAATATTTCACGTAGCAAAATGTCTCCAATAAACAAAGCCTTGGCTAACTGGACGGGCCCAGTTACCCACGTAGGGTTCCTTAAAGTTCACAAAGCAGCCAGTACTACGATGCAGTCCATATTCCTTCGGTTTGGTTGGAGTCGAACGCTGCTGTTTGTGTTGCCACCAGAATTCAATCGGTTTGGTTATCCTAATATAATCAGCTTGAACGAGTCCGTCACCCCCTACAACACCATTCCGCCTTTACCGGGCTTTCACTTTGATATATTGTGCCATCATGTCATGTTCGGACACCAGCAATGGGCCACCGTTTTACCAAGAACATCAGTGTATATTGGTACCATTCGAGAACCATTCAGCCATTTCAAATCCGTTCTTAACTATTTCCAACCAAAGGCAATAATACGACTTGAAGCCATATCGGGCGACCCAGTAATGGAGTTCTTGAAGAACCCGTTAATGTATGATACTAGATACACACGTTTTTCTTTCCTAAACAATCGACAATCTCTAGAATATGGTGTCCCCCCGGAAATTATTGAAAAACGCAACTTTAACGCTTTCTACGATTACATTATAAACGTTTTGGATATGCAATTTGCTTTAGTCATACCGGCGTCAAAGATGGATGAAGGCTTAGTTCTAATGAAGCGGAAGCTCAGCTGGGgtttgaaagaaatattctacTCGGCAAAGAACGTTCGAAGCGGTCGTAAAGTGGACCGCTTCCCACCTTTAACTGAGGCACATGCGTCTCTTCACAGACGTTTTGCGACATTCGATTATCTGTTATACGAATTCTTTGAATTTAAGTTTAATAAACTCGTTGAAATGGAAGGCGTTTCATTTAACGATGATGTGCGGTATTTCAAAGATATTCGTTTAAAAGTGGAAAAAT carries:
- the LOC127868761 gene encoding galactose-3-O-sulfotransferase 2-like isoform X1, encoding MTKKLCISRKKSKIMVCFCLGVGILLMTISLRDFINTHGNRIRMTTGRFADNLKYGRSESRLPMPSDEFLQTMRNISRSKMSPINKALANWTGPVTHVGFLKVHKAASTTMQSIFLRFGWSRTLLFVLPPEFNRFGYPNIISLNESVTPYNTIPPLPGFHFDILCHHVMFGHQQWATVLPRTSVYIGTIREPFSHFKSVLNYFQPKAIIRLEAISGDPVMEFLKNPLMYDTRYTRFSFLNNRQSLEYGVPPEIIEKRNFNAFYDYIINVLDMQFALVIPASKMDEGLVLMKRKLSWGLKEIFYSAKNVRSGRKVDRFPPLTEAHASLHRRFATFDYLLYEFFEFKFNKLVEMEGVSFNDDVRYFKDIRLKVEKFCHFGVLTQNSLAVKESTLNKEFEVTRDDCELMHLNEIPFTQMIREFQMGSATWPLKPRR